The proteins below are encoded in one region of Chloroflexota bacterium:
- a CDS encoding carboxypeptidase translates to MPDVRFNKYYRYNELTRILKAFAKEHPKLVSIASIGKSYEGRDIWVATVTNTATGDAKEKPALWVDGNIHASEISPSSACLYLINKLVNEYGKKPDATRALDTRAFYICPRFNPDGAELALADKPKIVRSSVRPYPYDEDPIGGLVQEDMDGDGRMLMMRVPDPNGAWKISAEEPRLMVRRDPTESGGTYYRLLAEGRLDDYDGVIIKPQPKKERLDLNRNFPFEWRQEGEQTGAGPYPTSEPEVRAVVQFIASHSNITGGIAFHTYSGVILRPYGTKNDESMPTEDLWTFQKIGQKGTDLSGYPNISVYHEFRYHPKEVITGVFDDWLYDHLGIYGWTVEIWSPQRQAGIKEYKFVDWYREHPFEHDVTMLRWSDQVLGSKGYIDWYPFEHPQLGKVELGGWNQLYAFRNPPVEFLEKEIAPFADWAIWHLLISPKLELMETSATPLGKGAYRVRLVVNNTGWLPTNVTKQALKNKTVRGIVCEIELPKGATLETGKLREELGQLEGRAYKPAAPVGWSFNDQTDDRLKVEWVVHAPKGGTVNLVARHERAGTVRAKVKL, encoded by the coding sequence ATGCCAGACGTTCGCTTCAACAAGTACTATCGCTACAATGAACTGACGCGTATTCTGAAAGCGTTCGCGAAAGAGCATCCCAAACTCGTCAGCATCGCCAGCATCGGCAAGAGTTACGAAGGGCGCGATATCTGGGTCGCGACGGTGACGAACACGGCGACCGGCGACGCGAAAGAGAAACCGGCGCTGTGGGTGGACGGCAACATTCACGCGAGCGAAATCTCGCCGTCGTCCGCGTGTTTGTATCTCATCAACAAACTCGTCAACGAGTACGGCAAAAAACCGGACGCAACCCGCGCGCTCGACACGCGCGCGTTCTACATCTGCCCGCGTTTCAATCCTGACGGTGCGGAACTCGCGCTCGCGGACAAACCGAAAATCGTGCGGTCGAGCGTGCGCCCGTACCCGTACGACGAAGATCCGATCGGCGGACTCGTGCAAGAAGACATGGACGGCGACGGGCGCATGTTGATGATGCGCGTGCCGGATCCGAACGGCGCGTGGAAAATTTCAGCGGAAGAACCGCGCTTGATGGTGCGCCGCGATCCAACCGAAAGCGGCGGGACGTACTATCGCTTGTTGGCGGAAGGTCGGCTCGACGATTACGACGGCGTCATCATCAAACCGCAACCGAAAAAAGAGCGGCTCGACCTCAATCGCAATTTTCCATTCGAATGGCGACAAGAAGGCGAACAAACTGGCGCGGGTCCGTACCCTACTTCGGAACCGGAAGTGCGCGCGGTCGTGCAATTCATCGCGAGCCATTCGAACATCACCGGCGGCATCGCATTCCACACGTACAGCGGCGTCATCTTGCGACCGTATGGCACCAAGAACGACGAGTCAATGCCAACCGAAGATTTGTGGACGTTCCAAAAAATCGGACAGAAAGGGACCGACCTTTCCGGTTATCCCAACATTTCGGTCTATCACGAATTTCGCTATCACCCGAAAGAAGTCATCACCGGCGTGTTCGACGATTGGCTCTACGATCATCTCGGCATTTATGGATGGACCGTCGAAATCTGGAGTCCGCAACGTCAAGCCGGCATCAAAGAGTACAAGTTTGTGGATTGGTATCGCGAGCATCCGTTCGAGCACGATGTGACGATGTTGCGTTGGAGCGATCAAGTTCTCGGCAGCAAGGGTTACATTGATTGGTACCCGTTCGAGCATCCGCAACTTGGCAAGGTCGAACTGGGTGGCTGGAATCAGTTGTACGCGTTCCGCAATCCGCCCGTCGAATTTCTCGAAAAAGAAATCGCGCCGTTTGCCGATTGGGCAATCTGGCATTTGCTCATTTCGCCGAAACTCGAATTGATGGAAACGAGCGCGACGCCGCTCGGCAAAGGCGCGTATCGCGTGCGGCTCGTCGTCAACAACACGGGCTGGCTGCCGACGAACGTGACCAAGCAAGCGTTGAAGAACAAGACGGTGCGCGGCATCGTGTGCGAAATCGAATTGCCGAAAGGCGCGACGCTCGAAACCGGCAAACTGCGCGAGGAACTGGGTCAACTGGAAGGACGCGCGTACAAACCCGCCGCGCCGGTCGGTTGGAGTTTCAACGATCAAACCGACGACCGGCTCAAGGTCGAGTGGGTCGTACACGCGCCGAAAGGCGGCACGGTCAACCTGGTCGCGCGGCACGAACGCGCGGGCACGGTGCGCGCGAAAGTGAAATTGTAA